In Candidatus Chlorohelix allophototropha, the following are encoded in one genomic region:
- a CDS encoding ABC transporter permease: MIKYLSRRIVTLFLTLFLVSILTFTAFNLIPGDPVILILGTETTPQRADMLRSQLGLDRPMPVRYVEWLMGLVQGNFGNSIKYSLPVKSLIEGRLPTTISLALLAIFLIVIIAIPVGIYCARKRNMAIDKVLNSVSMLNLAVPNFFLGVLFIWVFGLQLKFFTPGNYVDYNENFVGFIGYLLFPALVIALPNIAILVKFLRTAVINQLTADYVRTAYSKGVSDNKVISHHVLKNALPPVITLLGMIIAEIFSGSIIIEQVFSLPGIGRLLISSISFRDFPLIQTLVVYIAFIVVFVNFLVDVLLQAIDPRIRVR, translated from the coding sequence ATGATTAAATATCTCAGTCGAAGGATAGTAACGCTTTTTTTAACACTGTTTCTGGTTTCAATTTTAACTTTTACAGCCTTTAACCTCATACCGGGCGACCCGGTAATTTTGATTCTTGGTACCGAAACAACTCCGCAACGAGCGGATATGCTCAGAAGCCAACTTGGTCTTGACCGTCCAATGCCCGTCAGATATGTGGAATGGCTAATGGGTTTGGTGCAGGGGAATTTTGGAAATTCTATCAAATATTCACTCCCCGTAAAGAGTTTAATCGAAGGGCGATTGCCCACCACCATCTCGTTAGCATTGCTGGCAATCTTCCTGATAGTTATTATCGCAATTCCGGTGGGAATTTATTGCGCCAGAAAACGCAATATGGCTATTGATAAGGTATTGAACTCAGTTTCAATGCTAAATCTGGCAGTGCCAAATTTCTTTTTAGGGGTGCTTTTTATCTGGGTTTTCGGCTTACAGCTTAAATTCTTTACTCCTGGCAATTATGTGGATTATAACGAGAATTTTGTCGGTTTTATCGGCTATTTGCTATTTCCAGCACTGGTGATAGCCTTGCCGAATATTGCCATTCTGGTGAAATTTTTAAGAACTGCGGTGATTAATCAGTTAACGGCCGACTATGTCAGAACCGCCTATAGCAAGGGGGTTTCTGATAATAAAGTGATTTCCCACCATGTGCTCAAGAACGCCCTGCCGCCGGTAATCACCCTGTTGGGAATGATTATCGCCGAGATTTTTTCCGGCAGCATAATAATTGAGCAGGTGTTCAGCTTACCCGGCATCGGACGGCTTTTAATTTCATCTATTTCGTTCCGTGATTTTCCTCTAATCCAAACCCTAGTGGTCTATATTGCTTTTATTGTGGTTTTTGTAAATTTCCTAGTGGATGTTCTACTACAAGCAATAGACCCCCGAATAAGGGTGAGATAG
- a CDS encoding ABC transporter permease translates to MLGKLDFDFKIGFALTGFIVLLVLVGQFYTPYDPYIMNTLQRFSPPSFSHFFGTDNFGRDNFSRVMIGTRFTLLVAISTVTIGAFSGIVLGLVAGYIGGAIDEVIMRLIDAMTSFPGILLALVMVTVLDRGDYTIIVALGILFIPSYTRIVRSGALQFKNREFVLSALGIGASPFRIMFIHLLPNIYPQLLTGVIIGLSNAILAESSLSYLGLGIQPPTPSWGRMLFEAQSYLFNAPWYALAPGFMIMITVLGFNFIGEGLRKA, encoded by the coding sequence ATGCTTGGCAAGCTGGATTTTGATTTTAAAATAGGATTTGCGCTGACCGGGTTTATAGTTTTACTGGTGCTGGTCGGTCAGTTTTATACTCCCTATGACCCTTATATCATGAATACCTTGCAACGATTTTCTCCACCATCCTTTAGCCATTTTTTTGGCACTGATAACTTTGGGCGGGATAACTTCAGCCGAGTAATGATTGGTACACGGTTCACTCTGCTGGTGGCAATTAGCACCGTTACCATCGGCGCTTTTTCTGGGATAGTGCTTGGTCTAGTAGCCGGTTATATTGGCGGGGCGATTGATGAGGTAATAATGCGACTGATTGACGCGATGACCTCGTTTCCCGGCATTCTGCTGGCGTTAGTGATGGTAACGGTGCTAGATCGCGGTGATTACACCATCATAGTAGCGCTGGGCATTTTGTTTATACCCAGTTATACCCGGATTGTCAGAAGTGGCGCTTTGCAATTTAAGAACCGTGAGTTTGTGTTGAGCGCGCTGGGCATCGGGGCTTCCCCTTTTCGGATTATGTTCATACATCTCCTCCCGAATATTTACCCTCAGTTACTTACAGGGGTGATTATCGGGCTATCCAATGCGATTCTGGCAGAATCCAGTTTGAGTTACCTAGGGCTGGGCATCCAACCACCCACTCCCAGTTGGGGTCGGATGCTGTTTGAAGCCCAGTCCTATCTCTTTAATGCACCTTGGTACGCTCTAGCGCCGGGGTTCATGATTATGATAACGGTGCTTGGTTTTAATTTTATCGGCGAAGGTCTTAGAAAAGCTTAA
- a CDS encoding O-acetylhomoserine aminocarboxypropyltransferase/cysteine synthase family protein translates to MSNETEHQLGFETQALHGGQKADSATGARAVPIYQSTSFVFNDTTHAANLFALKEVGNTYTRIINPTTTVLEERVALLEGGAGALAVASGQAAEFLALINIANAGDHIVSATSLYGGTYNLFHHTLPKLGITTTFVDPTNPENFQAAIKPNTKAIYAETLGNPRLDTLDIEVVAKIAHANGIPLVIDNTLPSPFLINPIEWGADIVVHSATKFIGGHGTSIGGLIIDSGKFDWANGKFPGFTEPDNSYHGIRIVDLDGPHYILKARIQLLRDLGPSLSPFNSFLFLQGLETLPLRMERHSVNALKVAQFLETHPQVSWVNYPGLESHPSYKVAWKYHTRNLFGAIIGFGIKGGQATGRAFIDKLKLFSLLANVGDAKSLVIHPASTTHQQLSEEEQRATGVTPDFIRLSVGLETVDDIIADLDQALAG, encoded by the coding sequence ATGAGCAATGAAACCGAGCATCAATTAGGGTTTGAAACCCAAGCTTTACATGGAGGTCAGAAAGCCGACTCTGCTACCGGGGCGCGTGCCGTCCCAATCTACCAATCAACCTCCTTTGTTTTCAACGATACCACCCATGCCGCCAACCTTTTCGCGCTCAAGGAGGTCGGCAACACCTATACCCGGATAATAAACCCCACCACCACCGTGCTGGAAGAAAGAGTAGCTTTGCTGGAAGGCGGCGCAGGCGCTTTGGCGGTAGCGAGCGGACAAGCGGCAGAATTTCTGGCGTTGATTAATATCGCTAATGCCGGTGACCATATTGTTTCCGCTACCAGCCTTTATGGCGGGACTTATAATTTATTTCATCACACCCTGCCCAAACTTGGTATAACCACCACTTTTGTAGACCCAACTAATCCAGAAAATTTTCAGGCAGCTATAAAACCCAACACCAAGGCGATTTATGCCGAGACACTGGGCAATCCCCGGTTGGATACTTTGGATATTGAGGTGGTTGCCAAGATAGCCCATGCTAACGGTATCCCGTTGGTAATTGATAACACCCTGCCTAGCCCATTCTTGATTAACCCAATTGAATGGGGCGCAGACATTGTGGTGCATTCTGCCACCAAGTTTATCGGGGGGCATGGTACTAGCATTGGTGGGTTGATAATTGATAGCGGGAAATTTGATTGGGCTAACGGCAAATTTCCGGGTTTTACCGAGCCGGATAATAGCTACCATGGCATCCGAATTGTAGATTTAGATGGACCACATTACATATTGAAAGCCCGCATCCAGCTTTTGCGTGATCTTGGTCCTTCTTTAAGCCCTTTTAATAGCTTCCTGTTTTTGCAAGGGTTGGAAACACTGCCGCTTAGAATGGAACGGCATAGCGTCAACGCTCTAAAGGTAGCCCAATTCCTCGAAACCCATCCTCAAGTTAGCTGGGTAAATTACCCCGGACTGGAAAGCCATCCTTCGTACAAGGTTGCTTGGAAGTATCACACCCGCAATCTTTTCGGGGCGATAATAGGGTTTGGCATAAAGGGGGGCCAGGCAACCGGACGAGCTTTTATTGATAAGCTCAAATTGTTCAGTTTGTTGGCTAATGTGGGTGATGCCAAGTCACTAGTTATCCATCCCGCTTCTACTACCCACCAACAATTGAGTGAGGAAGAGCAAAGAGCAACCGGCGTTACGCCTGATTTTATCCGCCTGTCAGTTGGACTGGAAACGGTGGATGATATTATTGCCGATCTGGATCAGGCATTAGCAGGCTAA
- a CDS encoding NifB/NifX family molybdenum-iron cluster-binding protein yields the protein MSKVAVGSKDGVNITEHFGKAQEFLIYEVNQTGDYQLLETRRNDFHSLDKHTNRVNILAELLSDVDVVLVSQIGPEAVSILQEKGIKAIPLSVSIDKALKGYAKRGKLLENPFPFSITQSQHGHGHHRNKPDGGCS from the coding sequence TTGTCAAAAGTTGCAGTAGGCAGTAAGGATGGCGTTAATATCACCGAGCATTTTGGTAAAGCTCAAGAGTTCCTGATTTACGAGGTAAATCAAACAGGTGATTACCAGCTTCTGGAAACAAGAAGAAACGATTTCCATAGCTTAGATAAACATACTAACAGAGTAAATATTCTTGCGGAACTGTTGTCCGATGTAGATGTTGTTCTGGTAAGCCAAATAGGACCGGAAGCTGTAAGCATTTTACAGGAAAAGGGCATAAAAGCGATACCCTTATCCGTATCCATTGATAAAGCTTTAAAAGGTTACGCTAAAAGAGGGAAGCTGCTTGAAAATCCGTTTCCTTTTTCAATAACCCAATCTCAACACGGGCATGGGCATCACCGAAATAAACCTGATGGTGGTTGTTCTTAA
- a CDS encoding IS4 family transposase: MSDNLRRHRAIKQQLLQLHPQAQGRELQYLTILAMVISGIVGSRHSALPNIAAKVPDKTKRESRIIRMRRLLKNDNFNQKVVYAPFAKQLLSSLCHCPLVLVIDGSQVGAGGMGLVISVVYQGRALPLGWLVVKAKKGHLAQALHIRLLKQVHSLVPSGSQVVFLGDGEFDGCRLLRRLDYYGWQYVCRTAKNSQVWLDEQAHYAISKLGVQPGQVVSQSGVAFSKHEYGPVLVIAVWQKPYREPLYLVSNLALAQEAIRYYKKRFRIETFFSDSKSRGFRLDKSHLDDPKRLERLLLAACLAYLWIVHLGTIALAEGWNRVIHRTERLDLSLFNLGLNLLEHFLNEHLPLPVAFIPFLLEDF; the protein is encoded by the coding sequence ATGAGTGACAACCTTCGCCGACATCGTGCCATAAAACAGCAATTGTTGCAACTCCACCCACAAGCGCAGGGGCGCGAATTACAATATTTAACAATTCTAGCGATGGTGATCAGTGGGATTGTAGGTAGTCGGCATAGTGCGTTGCCTAATATCGCCGCCAAAGTGCCAGATAAAACTAAACGGGAAAGCCGCATCATCCGAATGCGCCGATTGCTCAAAAATGATAACTTTAACCAAAAAGTGGTGTATGCTCCTTTCGCCAAACAATTGCTGAGTAGCCTGTGTCATTGTCCACTGGTACTGGTGATAGATGGCAGTCAGGTTGGTGCTGGTGGAATGGGCTTAGTAATCAGTGTAGTATATCAGGGGCGGGCTTTACCTTTGGGTTGGTTGGTGGTTAAGGCTAAAAAGGGACATTTAGCTCAAGCTTTGCACATCAGATTGTTAAAGCAAGTTCACTCGTTGGTTCCGTCTGGTAGCCAAGTAGTCTTTTTGGGTGATGGTGAATTCGATGGCTGTCGTTTGTTAAGACGGTTAGATTATTACGGTTGGCAGTATGTCTGTCGTACTGCTAAAAATAGCCAGGTCTGGTTGGATGAACAAGCTCATTATGCCATCAGTAAGTTAGGGGTTCAGCCTGGTCAGGTAGTGAGTCAGAGCGGCGTAGCATTCAGCAAACACGAGTACGGACCAGTACTGGTCATAGCGGTCTGGCAAAAGCCTTACCGTGAGCCACTTTATCTGGTGAGTAATTTGGCTCTAGCCCAGGAAGCAATCCGGTACTACAAAAAGAGGTTTAGGATTGAAACCTTCTTTTCCGATAGCAAGAGCCGAGGGTTTCGGCTGGACAAGAGCCATTTGGATGACCCTAAACGGCTAGAAAGGTTATTGTTAGCGGCTTGTCTGGCTTATCTTTGGATTGTACATCTGGGTACGATAGCTTTAGCTGAAGGCTGGAACCGGGTCATTCATCGCACCGAACGACTGGATTTGAGCCTGTTCAATTTAGGTTTGAACCTGCTTGAGCATTTTTTGAATGAACATTTACCCTTACCAGTCGCCTTTATCCCTTTTCTTTTAGAGGATTTCTAA
- a CDS encoding nitrogenase component 1, whose product MANLSLVREEEPADQATDQRCLESPKYTCSLGGALAVITNINRIIPIIHAGAGCGQNQLLSFRMAAALQGIGYISGVNAPSTNMSENEVVFGGESRLRDQLRGTLDLIDGDAYFVVAGCIASMIGDDIDSVAREFAEEATPVLAVNASGFSGNSNTGYELVFETFIRKLVKPKPKVKGLVNIFGIVPYQDIFWRGNLRAIKETLNKLGLKVNQFIGDASGLDGIKNISAAELSIVISPWVGVKTAQLIEEKFDIPYITFPFLPSGPIDTSDFVRKVAQKLKIPKAKYEKLIAAEEAEAYNDLNIAGDSCAQFGPALPFNIVAGASTAVGITRYLTRLAGFTATQVIINDDPPEEVRDEIIKNLENLGGLQPKVVFEVDSWKIRQYLKKSNYRLLLATSQERYLAEAEGKIFLNVSFPANSRLVVRETYAGYGGGVAVIEHVLSKFIVP is encoded by the coding sequence ATGGCTAATCTTTCATTGGTTAGAGAAGAAGAACCAGCCGACCAGGCCACCGATCAGAGATGTCTGGAATCTCCCAAATATACCTGTTCTTTGGGTGGCGCTCTGGCAGTCATTACCAATATAAATCGAATAATACCTATCATTCATGCCGGGGCAGGTTGCGGGCAAAACCAACTCCTCTCTTTCAGAATGGCTGCCGCGCTGCAAGGCATCGGTTATATCAGCGGGGTTAACGCCCCCTCCACCAACATGTCTGAAAATGAAGTGGTTTTTGGTGGTGAAAGCAGACTGAGAGATCAGCTGAGAGGCACACTAGACCTTATTGACGGAGATGCCTATTTTGTAGTAGCCGGGTGTATTGCCAGCATGATCGGTGATGATATTGATTCGGTTGCTAGAGAATTCGCAGAGGAAGCCACTCCGGTGTTAGCCGTTAATGCCAGCGGTTTCTCAGGAAATTCCAATACCGGGTATGAACTGGTCTTTGAGACCTTTATTCGGAAATTGGTCAAACCCAAGCCAAAGGTAAAAGGCTTGGTTAATATTTTTGGAATCGTCCCCTATCAGGATATATTTTGGCGCGGCAACCTGCGGGCTATCAAAGAAACTCTGAACAAACTCGGTCTAAAGGTGAATCAGTTTATTGGGGATGCCAGCGGGTTAGATGGTATAAAAAACATTTCAGCCGCAGAACTGAGCATCGTAATCTCGCCATGGGTTGGTGTAAAGACCGCCCAACTCATCGAGGAAAAATTTGATATACCCTATATCACTTTTCCTTTTCTGCCTTCAGGTCCAATTGATACGAGTGATTTTGTAAGAAAGGTTGCTCAAAAGCTAAAGATTCCGAAGGCGAAATATGAGAAGCTGATTGCTGCTGAGGAAGCCGAAGCTTACAACGACCTAAATATAGCCGGGGATAGCTGCGCCCAGTTTGGACCTGCTTTACCCTTTAACATAGTAGCAGGCGCATCAACTGCGGTAGGTATAACCCGCTATCTAACAAGGTTAGCGGGCTTTACTGCAACTCAGGTCATAATAAATGATGATCCACCTGAAGAAGTCCGGGATGAGATAATTAAAAACCTTGAAAACCTCGGTGGTCTACAACCGAAGGTGGTTTTTGAGGTAGATTCTTGGAAAATACGGCAATATCTGAAAAAATCAAATTACAGACTGTTGCTGGCAACTTCTCAGGAGCGTTATTTGGCAGAAGCTGAAGGGAAAATCTTCCTAAACGTCAGTTTCCCGGCAAATAGTCGCTTGGTGGTGCGGGAAACCTATGCCGGTTATGGTGGCGGTGTAGCGGTGATTGAACATGTGTTGAGCAAGTTTATCGTGCCCTAA
- a CDS encoding nitrogenase component 1, translating into MSHFQEEKLDLNAKTSPKREDRLGTIKNYAGTLSSLVDDYKSGKALEWRNRTFEQSGGCLLTQTVMRLVTIRDSVLIVHGPVGCSQGTNGYREMFRSVPLSLGRPQDFELAVLSSNLSESDIVFGGEKKLRQAILEANERYNPKSIIIATSCASGVMGDDIEGVVDSVQPEIAARLVPVHCEGFRSKINQTAFDASSHAIVKYLVKPPRRKQEDLVNIIAPFSVTWADRVEINRLFAKVGLRANYVPDFATTEELETMSEAAVTAPTCASYGEYLQKALFEKFGVPYFREPGPLGLQNSADWFREIAKHTGKEKEIEALIEEEISIVTPQLEDLKKSLKKSLNGKDASIFVAAGQLRIAFIPRLAAELGIKVAAISSREIDPYIIEDLEKVHNELGDFEVHSSDEQPFEHSHMLNRLKPDLYTGCPFMGVYKREGSQVRNHSFRSDFSIPANQFVFRGILNYGYIVQRALQNQSLTRTLHAKTPSPYKSWWYEQPDALAYSKALEV; encoded by the coding sequence ATGTCACACTTTCAAGAAGAAAAGCTGGACCTGAACGCCAAGACCAGCCCCAAAAGAGAAGATCGTTTGGGTACAATTAAGAACTATGCAGGTACCCTCAGCAGCCTAGTTGATGACTATAAATCCGGTAAAGCGCTTGAGTGGCGCAATCGTACTTTCGAGCAATCGGGCGGATGCCTCTTAACTCAGACAGTAATGCGGCTTGTCACTATCCGAGATAGCGTTCTTATCGTCCATGGTCCTGTGGGCTGTTCTCAGGGGACAAACGGCTATCGGGAAATGTTCCGATCCGTTCCTTTGTCATTAGGCAGACCGCAGGATTTCGAACTTGCGGTGTTAAGCAGCAACTTGTCAGAGAGTGACATTGTTTTTGGCGGTGAGAAAAAGCTCAGGCAAGCTATTCTTGAAGCAAACGAGCGGTATAACCCGAAATCTATCATAATTGCCACTTCTTGCGCTTCCGGCGTGATGGGTGATGATATTGAAGGAGTGGTGGATTCCGTTCAACCAGAAATTGCGGCTCGTCTGGTACCCGTACATTGCGAAGGCTTCCGGTCTAAGATCAATCAGACTGCCTTTGATGCTTCCTCGCATGCCATCGTTAAATATCTGGTTAAACCTCCTCGAAGGAAACAAGAGGATTTGGTCAATATAATTGCTCCTTTCAGTGTTACTTGGGCAGACAGGGTAGAAATCAATCGGCTATTTGCTAAAGTCGGGCTGCGAGCCAATTATGTACCGGATTTCGCGACCACCGAAGAGCTTGAAACTATGTCTGAAGCGGCAGTAACCGCTCCAACCTGCGCCTCTTATGGTGAATACCTACAGAAAGCTTTGTTCGAAAAATTTGGAGTGCCCTATTTCCGCGAGCCGGGTCCTCTAGGTTTACAAAATTCGGCGGATTGGTTCAGGGAAATTGCAAAACATACAGGCAAGGAAAAAGAAATTGAAGCGCTAATTGAGGAGGAAATTTCCATAGTTACTCCCCAATTGGAAGATCTGAAGAAGAGCCTGAAGAAGAGCTTGAACGGTAAAGATGCTAGTATTTTTGTGGCAGCAGGACAGTTAAGGATTGCATTCATACCGCGCCTAGCCGCAGAATTGGGCATTAAGGTTGCCGCAATAAGCTCTCGCGAGATTGACCCGTATATCATTGAGGATTTGGAAAAGGTTCATAATGAATTGGGCGATTTTGAAGTCCATTCTTCGGATGAACAACCCTTTGAACACAGTCATATGCTGAACCGTTTAAAACCGGATCTTTATACGGGCTGCCCATTTATGGGGGTTTACAAAAGAGAAGGCAGCCAAGTAAGGAACCATTCCTTCCGCTCTGATTTCTCCATCCCTGCCAACCAGTTTGTGTTCCGGGGTATTTTGAACTATGGCTATATCGTACAGCGCGCCCTTCAAAACCAATCCCTGACTAGGACACTCCATGCCAAGACTCCAAGTCCCTACAAGAGTTGGTGGTATGAGCAACCCGATGCCTTGGCATATTCAAAAGCATTAGAGGTATAA
- the nifH gene encoding nitrogenase iron protein has product MAKKIKQIAIYGKGGIGKSTTTSNISAALSTFGYKVMQFGCDPKADSTNTLRGGNYIPTILDTLREKLKVKTNEVVYEGFNGVYCVEAGGPAPGVGCAGRGIITAVELMKQLNVFKELDIDIVIYDVLGDVVCGGFAVPIREGIAEHVFTVSSADFMAVYAANNLFKGIQKYSNSGGGLLGGVIANSINVGYSKEIIDDFVSRTSTQVVEYVPRSVTVTQSELQGKTTIEAAPKSAQADVYRSLASKIYNHTESKVPTPLDTKELREWASKWGDQLLAIEAGEVRSVAASI; this is encoded by the coding sequence ATGGCTAAGAAAATTAAGCAGATTGCTATTTATGGCAAAGGTGGGATTGGTAAGTCAACCACCACCTCAAACATCAGTGCGGCGCTTTCAACGTTCGGTTATAAAGTGATGCAGTTTGGTTGCGACCCAAAGGCAGATTCTACGAACACCTTGAGGGGCGGAAACTATATACCCACTATCCTAGATACGCTTCGGGAGAAGCTCAAGGTAAAAACAAACGAAGTAGTTTATGAGGGTTTCAACGGGGTATATTGCGTAGAAGCTGGTGGTCCTGCGCCGGGTGTCGGATGTGCCGGTCGCGGTATCATAACCGCTGTGGAACTAATGAAGCAATTAAACGTTTTCAAGGAACTCGATATAGACATCGTTATTTATGATGTCTTGGGTGACGTGGTTTGCGGCGGTTTTGCAGTTCCTATTCGCGAAGGAATCGCTGAACATGTCTTTACGGTTTCCTCAGCAGATTTTATGGCAGTATATGCCGCTAACAACCTGTTTAAGGGTATCCAAAAATACTCCAATTCTGGCGGGGGGCTGTTGGGAGGTGTCATAGCTAATTCCATTAATGTGGGCTATTCGAAAGAGATTATAGACGATTTTGTAAGCAGAACCAGCACCCAAGTTGTCGAATATGTCCCACGTTCCGTGACGGTAACCCAAAGCGAATTGCAGGGTAAAACTACAATAGAAGCCGCCCCTAAATCTGCTCAGGCGGATGTTTATCGCAGTTTGGCTTCTAAAATATATAACCATACTGAATCGAAAGTGCCTACTCCTTTGGATACTAAGGAACTACGCGAGTGGGCTTCAAAATGGGGGGATCAGTTGTTAGCAATTGAAGCCGGCGAGGTTCGCAGCGTGGCTGCTAGTATCTAA
- a CDS encoding radical SAM protein has translation MTDLAQVIFSGKFDQQANLVAKVATHPCYSGEAHNKFGRIHVPVAKKCNIQCGYCVRKFDCPNENRPGVTTKVISPDVAMSTIGEALALEPRLKVLGIAGPGDPLANAATIETLVKTKELFPDLILCTSTNGLMLPEKIEELDRAGVIALTITINAVDPEIGGKIYTHVRYKGKTYKDREAFEILSRNQLEGLREAVKRGMVVKVNSVLIPGVNDRHLPRVARVVKELGAHVMNIMPLIPQGKFKDTLPPTPEELNRVRDQCDRILKQFRNCNQCRADAIGVPGEEGCGSVTTTKKCEAKFLKQQPAPTLEIRREGNNFLGE, from the coding sequence ATGACCGATTTAGCCCAAGTTATTTTTTCTGGGAAATTTGATCAACAAGCCAACCTTGTAGCAAAAGTGGCTACGCACCCATGCTATAGCGGGGAGGCTCATAATAAATTCGGCAGAATTCATGTGCCGGTAGCTAAAAAATGCAATATCCAGTGTGGTTATTGCGTTCGCAAGTTTGATTGCCCAAATGAAAACCGACCCGGCGTTACTACCAAAGTGATTTCGCCAGATGTGGCAATGTCCACCATAGGAGAAGCCTTAGCGCTTGAACCGAGGCTTAAAGTTTTAGGTATTGCCGGTCCCGGTGACCCGTTGGCTAACGCTGCAACCATTGAGACTCTAGTGAAAACAAAGGAACTCTTTCCTGATCTAATCCTTTGTACCTCAACCAATGGGCTGATGTTGCCCGAAAAAATTGAAGAATTAGATAGAGCGGGTGTAATTGCTTTAACCATCACGATTAATGCGGTAGATCCCGAAATAGGCGGAAAAATTTACACCCACGTTCGGTACAAGGGTAAAACCTATAAAGACCGGGAAGCCTTCGAAATCTTGAGCAGAAATCAGCTCGAAGGTCTGCGGGAAGCAGTTAAAAGAGGCATGGTAGTTAAAGTCAATTCGGTTTTAATTCCGGGAGTAAACGATCGACATCTGCCTAGGGTTGCCCGCGTTGTAAAAGAATTGGGAGCGCATGTGATGAATATCATGCCTCTTATTCCACAAGGTAAATTCAAAGATACCCTCCCCCCGACTCCTGAAGAATTAAACAGAGTAAGGGATCAATGTGATCGCATTCTCAAGCAATTCCGAAATTGTAACCAGTGCCGAGCGGATGCCATAGGCGTACCGGGCGAAGAAGGTTGTGGTTCAGTTACTACCACGAAAAAGTGCGAGGCAAAGTTCTTGAAACAACAGCCTGCCCCTACTTTAGAAATAAGAAGGGAAGGAAACAATTTCCTAGGGGAATAA
- a CDS encoding ABC transporter permease, with amino-acid sequence MEHELLNIAAKNFTVAQPISASSIILNYESEKKKSFQFRQFFIKVVSVATPLLLLGVWEILSNLKIIDVRFFPAPSAIFSKLWDLFQSGEIWDHLWASIGRTVYGYIWGVVPGVIIGIVMGISPIVRAAIQPLVDATFPIPKIAIFPLFLIIFGIGDGSKIAIIAVAVFYIVLINTVSGVANIPSIYIDVGQNYRASRWLFFRDIALPGALPFIFAGLKLAMGIALIVLVSAEFVGARSGLGYLVWSSWSVLLVEDMYAGLLIIAVLGLLSTYALNYIERVVIPWKR; translated from the coding sequence ATGGAACATGAGTTGTTAAATATAGCTGCAAAAAACTTTACAGTAGCCCAGCCAATATCGGCTAGCAGCATCATTCTTAATTATGAATCTGAAAAGAAGAAAAGCTTTCAATTCCGACAGTTTTTCATCAAGGTTGTTTCGGTTGCTACACCTTTGTTATTGCTAGGTGTCTGGGAAATATTGAGTAATCTGAAAATTATTGACGTGCGTTTCTTTCCGGCTCCTTCCGCCATATTCAGTAAGCTTTGGGATCTGTTCCAATCTGGCGAAATATGGGATCATCTGTGGGCTAGTATCGGAAGAACGGTTTACGGTTATATCTGGGGTGTAGTGCCGGGTGTAATAATCGGTATTGTGATGGGTATCTCACCTATAGTCCGAGCAGCAATACAGCCCTTAGTGGATGCTACCTTTCCAATTCCCAAGATTGCAATCTTCCCACTTTTCTTAATCATATTTGGCATAGGCGATGGTTCAAAAATAGCGATTATCGCCGTAGCAGTTTTCTATATAGTTTTGATTAACACTGTTTCAGGGGTAGCCAATATTCCGTCAATCTATATTGATGTGGGGCAGAACTACCGGGCAAGTCGCTGGCTATTTTTCAGAGACATCGCCCTTCCCGGAGCATTACCGTTTATTTTCGCCGGCTTAAAGCTGGCTATGGGTATCGCCTTAATAGTTCTGGTATCTGCTGAGTTTGTAGGGGCTAGGTCGGGTTTAGGCTACCTAGTTTGGAGTTCATGGTCAGTTCTGCTTGTAGAAGATATGTATGCAGGTCTGCTGATCATAGCCGTTCTTGGACTCTTATCCACTTATGCCTTGAATTATATCGAACGGGTGGTTATACCGTGGAAACGCTAG